In Thiovibrio frasassiensis, one DNA window encodes the following:
- the rpe gene encoding ribulose-phosphate 3-epimerase, whose protein sequence is MLKTMIAPSILSADFARLGEEITAVAKAGADVIHIDVMDGHFVPNITIGPLVVKAVRRITDLPLDVHLMIENADAYLEDFANAGADWITVHVETGYHLHRTIHRIKELGKKAGAVLNPATPLSSLEEILPDLDLVMLMTVNPGFGGQSFIESSLAKIRQLKKMIDDRGLQVGIEVDGGVSPKTIGPIAAAGANIFVAGSAVFGKDDYGKVIAELKGAC, encoded by the coding sequence ATGCTCAAGACCATGATCGCCCCCTCCATCCTTTCCGCGGATTTTGCCCGGCTGGGAGAAGAAATAACCGCAGTGGCCAAGGCTGGCGCCGATGTGATCCACATCGACGTGATGGACGGCCATTTCGTGCCCAACATCACCATCGGCCCCCTGGTGGTCAAGGCGGTGCGCAGGATCACCGACCTGCCGCTGGATGTCCACCTGATGATCGAAAACGCCGACGCCTATCTGGAAGATTTTGCCAATGCCGGAGCGGACTGGATCACGGTGCATGTGGAAACCGGCTATCACCTGCACCGGACCATCCACCGCATCAAGGAGCTGGGCAAGAAGGCAGGGGCGGTGCTCAACCCGGCCACCCCCCTGAGCAGCCTGGAAGAGATCCTGCCCGATCTGGACCTGGTCATGCTGATGACGGTGAACCCCGGCTTTGGCGGGCAGTCCTTCATCGAAAGCTCCCTGGCCAAGATCCGGCAGCTCAAAAAAATGATCGACGACCGGGGACTGCAGGTGGGGATTGAGGTGGACGGCGGGGTGAGCCCGAAAACCATCGGTCCCATTGCCGCGGCCGGGGCCAACATCTTCGTGGCCGGTTCCGCCGTGTTCGGCAAAGACGACTACGGTAAGGTTATCGCTGAATTGAAGGGCGCTTGCTGA
- a CDS encoding Hsp33 family molecular chaperone HslO gives MRQSADVRIRFLLGDKAVRGVLLRGNDLVAEMRTRHGLGLLETLVLGHGCLAAALLATSLKGEKDRLAVRIECSGPIKGLVAEGNGAGEVRGYLRQNPIPLEKPLESFDLASFYGAGFLSVSTHLAGASQPFTGTIMLEHGNLALDLSHYFHTSEQTPTAIALSIQFDSEGLPVGAGGLLLQAMPGAPPELMTELEERIAALPSLGRYFAEGGTPESLLAEEFADFQPEILTSGPVRFGCPCSKENISARLLTLPEEDLDELRGGPFPVETCCHYCNTTYLFNREEMEALWQERTGRG, from the coding sequence GTGAGACAGTCGGCTGACGTACGGATCCGTTTTCTCCTGGGCGATAAGGCGGTGCGCGGGGTGCTACTGCGGGGGAATGATTTGGTCGCCGAGATGCGGACCAGGCACGGCCTGGGGTTGTTGGAAACCCTGGTCTTAGGGCACGGTTGCCTGGCTGCGGCCCTGCTTGCCACGAGTCTGAAGGGGGAGAAGGACCGTCTTGCTGTGCGGATTGAGTGTTCCGGCCCGATCAAGGGGCTGGTGGCGGAGGGCAACGGGGCGGGCGAGGTGCGCGGCTACCTGCGGCAGAATCCGATTCCCCTGGAAAAACCCCTGGAGTCGTTTGATCTCGCGTCTTTTTACGGGGCAGGCTTTCTCTCGGTGAGCACCCATCTGGCAGGGGCCAGCCAGCCGTTCACCGGCACCATCATGCTGGAGCACGGGAATCTGGCCCTGGATCTCAGCCATTATTTCCACACCTCCGAGCAAACCCCAACCGCCATAGCGCTGAGTATCCAGTTCGATAGCGAAGGGCTGCCGGTGGGGGCGGGCGGGTTGCTGCTGCAGGCCATGCCCGGAGCACCCCCAGAGCTCATGACGGAGCTGGAGGAACGGATCGCGGCACTTCCTTCCCTGGGGCGTTATTTTGCCGAAGGGGGTACGCCGGAATCCTTGCTTGCGGAAGAGTTCGCCGATTTTCAGCCGGAGATACTCACCTCCGGGCCAGTACGGTTTGGTTGCCCCTGCTCCAAGGAAAATATCTCCGCCCGCCTCCTCACCCTGCCGGAAGAGGATCTCGATGAGCTGCGCGGCGGCCCGTTTCCGGTGGAGACCTGCTGCCATTACTGCAACACCACCTATCTTTTTAATCGAGAGGAGATGGAAGCCCTCTGGCAGGAACGGACTGGGCGCGGATAA
- a CDS encoding S1C family serine protease, translated as MECPKCGHVQAGEKECERCGVIFARLQKREEEKSLPSQTETEIPVATARTGSGLTGWAVALLIGLVAGWYMFGQQQKTGGDIAPSREVSSPALEQQGQNPSQPVVRPEGPVQVQTAEGLAGKLAAAFPVGNGLEQARNATVFIKTPWGSGSGFFVSANGYIVTNRHVVEFDAAQLKTLKGKAEKLAGDLERDRRNRAVLERQLAGIRDAGVRRQVEEELQRRQEAYEKYSGMLTEINGQLQRIERSSWSSDIKVILIDGSELPVQSLKMSDRADLALLAVDCYNAPFISPVTDSRHLGQGQKVYSIGNPAGLRHTVTAGIISGYREYKGRKFIQTDAPINPGNSGGPLIDEQGGLIGINTMVLRDTQGIGFAVPFPEVKTEFGQYLGGM; from the coding sequence ATGGAGTGTCCAAAATGCGGCCATGTGCAGGCCGGTGAGAAGGAATGCGAACGATGCGGGGTAATCTTTGCCCGCCTCCAGAAAAGGGAGGAAGAAAAATCCCTGCCGAGCCAGACCGAAACGGAAATCCCTGTTGCCACAGCCCGAACCGGTTCGGGTTTAACCGGTTGGGCGGTTGCCTTGCTGATTGGGCTGGTGGCTGGGTGGTATATGTTTGGCCAGCAACAAAAAACCGGGGGGGATATTGCTCCCTCCAGGGAAGTATCTTCCCCGGCCCTTGAGCAGCAAGGGCAGAACCCTTCGCAGCCGGTGGTGCGGCCAGAGGGTCCGGTCCAGGTACAAACCGCTGAGGGGCTTGCCGGAAAGCTGGCCGCTGCCTTTCCGGTGGGCAATGGCCTGGAGCAGGCCAGAAATGCCACGGTTTTTATCAAGACCCCCTGGGGGAGCGGCTCCGGCTTTTTTGTTTCCGCCAATGGCTATATCGTCACCAACCGGCATGTGGTGGAATTTGACGCCGCTCAGCTGAAAACCCTGAAGGGCAAAGCGGAGAAGCTGGCCGGGGACCTGGAGCGGGACCGCAGGAACAGGGCGGTGCTGGAACGGCAGCTTGCCGGGATCCGGGACGCCGGGGTGCGGCGTCAGGTGGAAGAGGAGCTGCAGCGCCGGCAGGAGGCGTATGAGAAATACAGCGGCATGCTCACCGAGATCAATGGCCAGCTGCAGCGGATCGAGCGCTCCTCCTGGAGTTCCGACATCAAGGTGATCCTGATCGACGGCAGCGAGCTTCCCGTGCAATCGCTGAAGATGAGCGACCGTGCCGATCTGGCCCTGCTCGCGGTGGATTGCTACAATGCCCCTTTTATCTCCCCGGTGACGGACAGCCGCCATCTCGGCCAGGGCCAGAAGGTCTATTCCATCGGCAATCCCGCCGGCCTGCGGCATACCGTGACCGCCGGGATCATCTCCGGCTATCGCGAGTACAAGGGCCGGAAATTCATCCAGACCGATGCGCCGATCAACCCCGGCAACAGCGGCGGTCCGCTGATTGACGAGCAGGGCGGCCTCATCGGCATCAACACCATGGTTTTGCGGGATACCCAGGGAATCGGCTTTGCCGTGCCTTTCCCGGAGGTGAAAACGGAATTCGGTCAGTATCTGGGGGGAATGTGA
- a CDS encoding Ig-like domain-containing protein, with protein sequence MAEEKSGLEIDDWLDDLAEETPGTPAQEESGEMDQSDIDSLLGGGAASSGPSPDSDDGGELDQSDIDALLGGGGGGAAPVSAAGGGDEGFSELDQSDIDSLLGGGEEAPVAAAPSADDDFDLDQSDIDSLFSGADEETDSAPSGMTEGLGAPSKDDLDHLFSELGDDESGPGETVTFAEVAQQGSGKAGATASGEDNFGLPDDGGFDDDEFDFGDLPDIPDETNTVGTAPQGGMGEEDIFATASPAAAVPDFLAEATMDNSRENPSASSTDNPFAPPPKGGKKKGLAIAVVCLILLGGGGYWYMTKNKKGVMPVPVPPPAQEMPAAPVVAPPVVPPNAPPVASESHWRMVKANENLAIELTGTDPNNDPLKFEIVSPPKFGRISGDLPKITYLPNKDFPGEDSFEFQVSDGQLTSAPAKVVVMGPEEIKPVAAEAAPAEEKPVVAANNVRLRTLSTAPLTINWKKIWAGANEAPFDAKVSVEILGGAPLRGSLQRLDRGRHRYLPDRYFGGKEEVRYRFKAAGVYSKARKLIITVKRNDKPPVLVLRPVADSYKVGENVVLDAGLTKDDSPGGVRYTWEQVAGAVVHLEKFRGEDSAVSFIVPSSFRTEQKTRIVIRVTATDPGGQRASKEVAITPVSKRQSPLWGIPQ encoded by the coding sequence ATGGCGGAAGAAAAATCAGGCCTTGAGATAGACGACTGGCTGGACGATCTGGCGGAAGAAACGCCCGGCACCCCTGCGCAAGAGGAGTCGGGCGAAATGGATCAGTCCGACATCGATTCTCTGCTCGGCGGCGGAGCAGCCTCCAGTGGGCCGTCCCCGGACAGTGATGATGGCGGGGAATTGGACCAGTCCGATATTGATGCCCTCTTGGGAGGTGGCGGCGGGGGTGCTGCCCCTGTTTCCGCTGCAGGAGGGGGAGACGAAGGGTTTTCCGAGCTGGACCAGTCCGACATCGACTCTCTGCTCGGCGGCGGAGAAGAAGCCCCGGTTGCCGCGGCACCCTCGGCTGACGATGATTTTGATCTGGACCAGTCCGATATTGACAGTCTTTTTTCCGGCGCGGATGAGGAAACCGATTCCGCCCCATCAGGCATGACCGAGGGGTTGGGCGCACCGAGCAAGGATGATCTGGACCATCTTTTTTCCGAACTGGGCGACGATGAGTCGGGTCCTGGCGAAACGGTGACTTTTGCCGAGGTGGCTCAACAAGGAAGTGGAAAAGCGGGGGCAACCGCCTCCGGAGAAGATAATTTCGGTTTGCCGGATGATGGCGGGTTTGATGATGATGAGTTTGATTTTGGCGACCTGCCCGATATCCCCGACGAAACCAATACCGTTGGTACAGCTCCGCAGGGAGGGATGGGAGAAGAGGATATTTTTGCCACTGCCTCTCCTGCCGCAGCTGTGCCGGATTTTCTTGCGGAGGCCACCATGGACAACAGTAGGGAAAATCCCTCTGCTTCGAGCACCGATAATCCCTTTGCCCCGCCGCCAAAAGGTGGGAAGAAAAAAGGGTTGGCTATTGCGGTGGTCTGCCTGATTTTGCTCGGCGGAGGCGGCTACTGGTATATGACGAAAAACAAGAAAGGCGTGATGCCGGTGCCCGTGCCCCCGCCTGCCCAGGAGATGCCTGCCGCACCGGTTGTCGCTCCGCCCGTTGTCCCGCCCAATGCGCCGCCGGTGGCGAGCGAATCGCATTGGCGCATGGTAAAAGCCAATGAGAATCTGGCCATCGAGCTTACCGGAACCGATCCAAACAACGATCCCCTGAAGTTTGAGATCGTGAGCCCGCCCAAGTTCGGCAGGATCTCCGGCGATCTGCCCAAGATCACCTATCTGCCCAACAAGGATTTCCCCGGGGAAGACAGCTTTGAATTCCAGGTTTCCGACGGACAGTTGACCAGTGCTCCCGCTAAGGTGGTGGTCATGGGGCCGGAGGAAATCAAGCCGGTTGCGGCGGAAGCAGCGCCGGCCGAAGAGAAACCGGTGGTGGCGGCAAATAATGTCCGGCTGCGGACCCTGAGCACTGCCCCGCTGACCATTAACTGGAAAAAGATCTGGGCTGGAGCCAACGAGGCCCCCTTTGACGCCAAGGTCTCGGTGGAAATCCTCGGCGGCGCCCCCCTGCGCGGCTCCCTGCAGCGTCTTGACCGCGGTCGGCATAGGTATCTGCCGGACAGATATTTTGGCGGCAAGGAGGAGGTGCGCTACCGATTTAAGGCGGCCGGGGTATATTCCAAGGCCCGTAAGCTGATCATCACGGTAAAGCGCAACGACAAACCGCCGGTCTTGGTCCTGAGACCGGTGGCTGATTCGTACAAGGTGGGGGAAAACGTGGTGCTTGATGCAGGGCTGACCAAGGATGATTCCCCCGGCGGGGTGCGGTATACCTGGGAGCAGGTGGCCGGCGCGGTGGTGCATCTGGAGAAGTTCCGCGGAGAAGATTCGGCGGTTTCCTTTATCGTGCCCTCTTCTTTTCGCACGGAGCAAAAGACACGGATCGTCATCCGGGTCACCGCCACGGACCCCGGTGGTCAGCGGGCCAGCAAAGAGGTTGCCATTACCCCTGTATCCAAACGGCAAAGTCCTTTGTGGGGGATTCCCCAGTAA
- a CDS encoding FlgO family outer membrane protein encodes MQFPSKPCLRWLTLSILPTIIGLALLLCPGQAEAFWPFSQEKPEKPKVEAVAPAPVVMVNEAAVLRTEIQGLANELFRNLADADPENGDLGNGVLICTFVELKKLTRTSSLGRYVAEQLMNEMQQQRYEVLEIRKSQAISLQEKRGEFGLSRKPSEISQTVAAGAMLTGTYTASKDSIVINARIIDNRSAKLLSSATVIIPRNQLAEQLLADTASVREGKPEPLYLKKLEL; translated from the coding sequence ATGCAATTCCCAAGCAAACCATGCCTCCGCTGGCTGACCCTTTCTATTCTTCCGACCATAATCGGTCTGGCCCTGCTTTTGTGCCCCGGTCAGGCCGAAGCCTTCTGGCCCTTCAGCCAGGAGAAGCCCGAGAAACCGAAGGTCGAGGCCGTTGCCCCGGCTCCGGTGGTCATGGTCAACGAAGCCGCCGTCTTGCGCACGGAGATCCAGGGGTTGGCCAATGAGCTGTTCCGCAACCTGGCGGATGCCGACCCGGAAAATGGAGACCTGGGCAACGGGGTTCTGATCTGTACCTTTGTCGAACTGAAAAAACTGACCCGCACCTCGTCGTTGGGCCGGTATGTGGCGGAGCAGCTGATGAACGAGATGCAGCAACAGCGCTACGAGGTGCTTGAGATCCGGAAAAGTCAGGCAATCTCGCTCCAGGAAAAACGGGGCGAGTTCGGTCTTTCCCGCAAGCCCAGCGAGATCAGCCAGACTGTAGCCGCAGGCGCCATGCTCACCGGCACCTACACCGCCAGCAAGGACAGCATTGTCATCAACGCCAGGATCATCGACAACAGGAGCGCCAAGCTCCTCTCCTCGGCCACGGTCATTATTCCGAGAAATCAATTGGCCGAGCAGCTGTTGGCCGATACCGCCTCGGTCCGGGAGGGAAAACCGGAGCCGCTCTATTTGAAAAAATTGGAATTGTGA
- a CDS encoding FlgO family outer membrane protein, whose product MKKGRSKAILCCLGLVLFAASGCVTVQQEAKPAAKPEVMVAEGPEMTTPAGEASGKKVVPGSVATVRKEAGTVPPVAEVRRVPTKYNVYQYLPDSSKTLGTEILLSEMTKEIAGKVYYEMQEEGEQPITGKIAVVNAVPLSDLKRDTEFGRVMGEYLLTDLSDRGLKVTELRLGKDITILPQTGEFILSRNVGELANKMPDLEYVVVTTFANTRKTLVVQGRLVRLTDGAVKTSWRYSMPLNRELLGLFQPAEAPYKIAVKGIGR is encoded by the coding sequence ATGAAAAAGGGAAGGAGCAAGGCAATACTGTGTTGCCTGGGGTTGGTGCTGTTTGCCGCTTCCGGGTGCGTGACGGTGCAGCAGGAGGCCAAGCCTGCCGCCAAGCCGGAAGTCATGGTGGCGGAGGGTCCGGAGATGACCACCCCAGCAGGAGAAGCCTCGGGCAAGAAGGTTGTGCCCGGCTCGGTAGCCACTGTGCGTAAAGAAGCGGGAACGGTTCCGCCGGTGGCGGAAGTGCGCAGGGTGCCGACCAAGTACAATGTCTATCAGTACCTGCCCGACAGCTCGAAAACCTTGGGTACGGAGATCCTCCTTTCGGAAATGACCAAGGAGATCGCCGGCAAGGTGTACTATGAGATGCAGGAGGAGGGCGAACAGCCTATAACTGGCAAGATTGCGGTGGTCAACGCCGTGCCTCTTTCCGATCTCAAGCGGGACACCGAGTTTGGCCGGGTTATGGGCGAATACCTGCTCACCGATCTGAGCGACCGTGGCCTCAAGGTGACTGAGCTTCGCTTGGGCAAGGATATCACTATCCTGCCCCAGACCGGGGAATTCATCCTTTCCCGAAACGTCGGCGAACTGGCAAACAAAATGCCGGATCTTGAGTATGTCGTGGTGACCACCTTTGCCAATACCCGCAAAACCTTGGTTGTGCAAGGCCGTCTGGTGCGGCTCACTGATGGTGCGGTCAAGACCTCCTGGCGTTACTCGATGCCGCTCAACCGGGAACTGCTTGGCCTGTTCCAGCCGGCTGAAGCACCCTATAAAATTGCCGTGAAGGGCATTGGCCGGTAA
- the rfaE2 gene encoding D-glycero-beta-D-manno-heptose 1-phosphate adenylyltransferase, translated as MKNISKSTTASYHAGFLQFDVKLGEPAANLAALRAGLARLAPAGPGIIVLPELWSCGFAYGQLQHFALQTVEVLEEMQRLAGEYAIYLAGSLPEEVLTEVDSAIYNTLYIVGPEGVVGSIRKQQLFAPMGEDRHFSPGGNPQPVETGLGLVGGLVCYDLRFPELVRSQAAKGAQLLLVSAQWPAARREHWRTLAMARAIENQIFVVACNRCGVTGATEFGGHSLVIGPDGTILAEGGVEPDAAWVGIDPAVTQELRQRFNTVGVTPYRFNDQDKIMELEELAALTARYRTVGRKVVFTNGCFDILHQGHVTYLEQARGEGDCLVVGVNSDGSVRRLGKGDDRPVNHEQSRARILAALGCVDHVVIFTEETPQNLIAALMPDVLVKGGDWPVEKIVGAPEVLAAGGRVLSIPLVENYSTTSLLKKIRS; from the coding sequence ATGAAAAATATCAGCAAAAGCACCACCGCCTCCTATCATGCCGGTTTTTTGCAGTTTGACGTCAAGTTGGGCGAACCGGCGGCGAATCTCGCTGCGCTGCGGGCCGGTTTGGCCCGTCTGGCGCCCGCCGGTCCCGGGATTATCGTGCTGCCCGAGCTGTGGAGCTGCGGCTTTGCCTACGGGCAGCTCCAGCATTTCGCCCTACAGACGGTGGAGGTGCTGGAGGAGATGCAGCGGCTGGCCGGGGAGTACGCCATCTATCTGGCCGGCTCCCTGCCCGAGGAGGTGCTCACCGAGGTTGACAGCGCCATCTATAATACCCTGTATATCGTCGGTCCCGAGGGGGTTGTCGGTTCGATCCGCAAGCAGCAGCTCTTCGCCCCCATGGGTGAGGATCGTCATTTCAGTCCCGGGGGCAATCCCCAGCCGGTGGAAACCGGGCTTGGCTTGGTCGGCGGGCTGGTCTGTTACGACCTCCGCTTTCCCGAACTGGTCAGGAGCCAAGCCGCCAAAGGGGCGCAACTTTTGCTGGTGAGTGCGCAATGGCCCGCCGCGCGGCGGGAACACTGGCGGACCTTGGCAATGGCCCGGGCCATTGAAAACCAGATCTTTGTGGTGGCCTGCAACCGTTGCGGGGTTACCGGCGCAACCGAGTTCGGCGGCCATTCCCTGGTCATCGGGCCGGATGGCACGATCCTCGCCGAGGGTGGGGTAGAACCGGACGCAGCTTGGGTCGGGATCGATCCGGCCGTAACACAGGAGCTCCGCCAGCGTTTTAACACGGTGGGGGTGACCCCGTATCGGTTTAATGATCAGGATAAGATCATGGAACTTGAGGAGCTGGCCGCCTTGACTGCCCGATACCGGACGGTGGGCCGCAAGGTGGTTTTCACCAACGGCTGTTTCGACATCCTGCACCAGGGGCATGTCACCTATCTGGAGCAGGCCCGCGGGGAAGGCGATTGTCTGGTGGTCGGGGTCAACAGCGATGGTTCGGTGCGGAGGTTGGGCAAGGGAGACGACCGGCCGGTAAACCATGAACAGAGCCGGGCCAGAATTTTGGCCGCCCTGGGCTGCGTGGACCATGTGGTGATCTTTACTGAAGAAACGCCGCAGAACCTCATCGCCGCCCTGATGCCCGATGTGTTGGTCAAGGGCGGGGATTGGCCGGTGGAAAAAATCGTCGGCGCCCCTGAGGTGCTGGCCGCGGGCGGCCGGGTGCTTTCCATCCCCTTGGTGGAAAACTACTCCACCACCTCCTTGCTTAAAAAAATCCGTTCGTAA
- a CDS encoding cation:proton antiporter domain-containing protein, which yields MEVTLALAILLGAGFAAAKLGQLIRLPSVTGYVCAGLLLGPSGLGFITPELTGDKLSHFNQIALMLIAFGIGEHLELKRLKKTARTVFFIGFAEAFFAFVSVSGAIFLTAFFLHLGPKGWLVHHYLSLAMLLGAVAIATAPASTLSVMREMRGKGPWTTTLMQVIAVDNGLAIMTFGIIASVIRHFGEGGAGAMLGGCLISILEIAGSLLLGVVTGLAIDYLGSKIKRRSEMLTAGLALLLLCGETASFLDFSPLLAGMAAGFTIVNRHRRDVRFFRALNGFEAPIYVLFFTLAGVHFNFKEFALAGGLGIIYFLCRAGGKNLGVHLGAQFSRALPSVRLFLGQALIPQADVAIALIFLTQGIPELKMYTPYLTPVLLAGVFLAELSGPVLARHAVIKAGEANSDEPPAAPPLDEAGEAKTEGLIPEAVQLIPWTWEKLIPPSQQEGQVLFGASHLATVAGLARMATIIAHYHDARPCAVRVIPPKIGRYYTELHAETEFLFAVEAAEVKNIGYALNTAIVEDDNVANGILAQAESTKTFAIVIGHPLQGTHKEFERVVEQVVNRATCPVIIVRFSGVLHTEQILVPVTGSDDLIALKNIICALAKVGEHRVTILWLLPPEENEAGCAAARQKMESWNQAVGLGCCVRSEVFATEARLETIVEAAADHDLIVMSSTFSQGLERIVFGSLAENVAQSCGKPMLIVYSPISQRK from the coding sequence ATGGAAGTCACCCTGGCCCTTGCCATACTCCTCGGGGCCGGTTTTGCCGCGGCAAAACTCGGCCAGTTGATCCGTCTGCCCTCGGTCACCGGCTATGTCTGCGCCGGTCTCCTCCTCGGCCCCTCGGGCCTTGGCTTCATCACCCCGGAACTCACCGGAGACAAACTCTCCCACTTCAACCAGATCGCCTTGATGCTGATCGCCTTCGGCATTGGCGAACATCTTGAGCTGAAACGGCTGAAAAAAACGGCGCGCACCGTCTTTTTCATCGGTTTCGCTGAAGCGTTCTTTGCCTTTGTCTCCGTCTCCGGCGCCATTTTCCTGACCGCTTTCTTTTTGCACTTAGGTCCGAAGGGCTGGCTGGTGCACCACTATCTTTCTCTGGCCATGCTCCTCGGCGCCGTGGCCATTGCTACGGCGCCGGCCTCCACCCTCTCGGTGATGCGGGAAATGCGGGGCAAGGGACCCTGGACCACCACCCTCATGCAGGTGATTGCCGTTGACAACGGCCTGGCCATCATGACCTTCGGCATTATCGCCTCTGTGATCCGCCATTTCGGCGAGGGCGGCGCAGGGGCGATGTTGGGCGGCTGCCTGATCAGTATTTTGGAGATCGCCGGCTCGCTGTTGCTCGGAGTGGTCACCGGACTGGCCATCGATTACCTCGGTTCGAAAATAAAACGACGCAGCGAAATGCTTACCGCCGGTCTCGCCCTGTTGCTCCTCTGCGGCGAAACCGCCAGTTTTCTCGATTTTTCGCCCCTGCTGGCCGGAATGGCCGCGGGATTTACCATCGTCAATCGACACCGGCGGGATGTCCGTTTTTTCCGGGCCTTAAACGGCTTTGAAGCGCCGATCTATGTCCTCTTTTTTACCCTGGCCGGGGTGCATTTTAATTTCAAGGAGTTTGCCCTTGCCGGCGGCCTGGGAATTATCTACTTCCTCTGCCGGGCAGGCGGCAAGAATCTCGGCGTCCATTTGGGGGCACAGTTTTCCCGGGCGCTCCCTTCCGTCCGGCTTTTTCTGGGCCAGGCCCTGATACCGCAGGCGGATGTCGCCATTGCCCTCATTTTTCTCACCCAGGGCATCCCGGAACTGAAGATGTATACCCCATACCTCACGCCGGTTCTGCTGGCCGGGGTCTTCCTTGCCGAACTGTCCGGCCCGGTCCTGGCCCGACATGCCGTCATCAAGGCAGGAGAGGCGAACAGTGATGAACCTCCCGCCGCTCCCCCCCTTGATGAAGCGGGAGAGGCAAAGACGGAGGGGCTTATCCCGGAAGCGGTGCAGTTGATTCCCTGGACCTGGGAAAAACTTATCCCCCCTTCCCAACAAGAGGGACAGGTTCTTTTCGGCGCCTCGCACCTGGCCACGGTTGCCGGCCTGGCCAGAATGGCCACGATCATTGCCCATTATCATGATGCCCGTCCCTGTGCGGTTCGGGTTATTCCCCCAAAAATAGGCCGCTATTATACGGAGTTGCACGCGGAAACGGAGTTTCTCTTTGCCGTTGAGGCGGCAGAGGTAAAAAATATCGGCTATGCGCTGAATACGGCGATCGTCGAGGATGACAATGTGGCAAACGGCATCCTCGCCCAGGCGGAAAGCACGAAAACCTTTGCCATCGTCATCGGCCATCCGCTGCAGGGAACCCACAAGGAATTTGAGCGGGTGGTCGAACAGGTGGTAAACCGCGCCACCTGCCCGGTGATCATCGTCCGCTTCAGCGGAGTACTCCATACCGAGCAGATCCTTGTCCCGGTAACGGGCAGCGATGATCTCATCGCCCTCAAGAATATCATCTGCGCCCTGGCCAAGGTGGGAGAACACCGGGTTACCATCTTATGGCTGCTGCCCCCGGAGGAGAATGAAGCGGGGTGTGCGGCCGCCAGGCAAAAAATGGAAAGCTGGAACCAGGCCGTTGGCCTGGGCTGCTGCGTGCGCTCAGAGGTCTTTGCCACGGAAGCGCGGCTGGAAACCATCGTCGAAGCTGCGGCTGACCATGACCTGATCGTGATGTCCAGCACGTTCAGCCAAGGCCTTGAGCGGATTGTCTTCGGCTCTCTGGCGGAAAATGTGGCGCAAAGCTGCGGCAAGCCCATGCTTATTGTTTACTCCCCCATTTCCCAGCGAAAATAG